The Planococcus donghaensis genome contains a region encoding:
- the efp gene encoding elongation factor P, giving the protein MISVNDFKTGVTIEVDGGIWRVMEFQHVKPGKGAAFVRSKLRNLRTGSVTEKTFRAGEKVAKAQIDNSKMQYLYANGDMHAFMDMETYDQIELPEKNIEYELKFLQENMEVQVIQFQGEVLGVELPNTVVLEVVETDPGIKGDTASGGSKPAKLSTGLSVQVPFFINEGDKLIINTTDSSYVSRAQ; this is encoded by the coding sequence ATGATTTCAGTAAACGATTTTAAAACAGGTGTAACAATTGAAGTAGACGGCGGAATTTGGCGCGTAATGGAATTCCAACACGTAAAACCGGGTAAAGGTGCTGCATTCGTGCGCTCGAAACTTCGTAATCTTCGGACAGGAAGTGTCACTGAAAAGACATTCCGTGCAGGTGAGAAAGTAGCGAAAGCACAAATCGACAACTCTAAAATGCAGTACTTATATGCCAATGGCGACATGCACGCATTTATGGACATGGAAACTTACGATCAAATCGAGTTGCCAGAAAAAAACATTGAATATGAATTGAAGTTTTTACAGGAAAATATGGAAGTGCAAGTAATCCAATTCCAAGGAGAAGTTCTTGGCGTTGAATTGCCTAACACGGTTGTTTTAGAAGTAGTTGAAACAGACCCAGGCATTAAAGGTGATACAGCAAGTGGCGGTTCTAAACCAGCGAAGTTATCGACTGGTTTGTCTGTTCAAGTGCCGTTTTTCATTAACGAAGGCGATAAATTGATCATTAACACAACTGATTCATCTTATGTTTCTAGAGCTCAATAA
- the accB gene encoding acetyl-CoA carboxylase biotin carboxyl carrier protein: protein MKIQEIREIIKLVDGSSIDEFSYEFEGIKVKMKKNGSGQTQQTNTSTAQAPQVQKAVETSAPAPAKEPEVETLVSSEAPEVPADNHADYHKILSPMVGTFYESPSPDESPYVQVGTKVSADHVVCIVEAMKLFNEIEAEVDGEIAEILVKDGQLVEYGQPLFLVKAN from the coding sequence ATGAAAATCCAAGAAATCCGTGAAATCATCAAATTGGTAGATGGGTCATCTATTGATGAATTCTCTTACGAGTTTGAAGGCATTAAAGTTAAAATGAAGAAAAACGGCTCTGGCCAAACTCAGCAAACAAATACTTCAACTGCTCAAGCACCACAAGTCCAAAAAGCGGTAGAAACGAGTGCGCCGGCACCAGCTAAAGAACCAGAAGTTGAAACTCTAGTGTCTTCTGAAGCGCCAGAAGTACCAGCCGATAACCATGCGGATTACCACAAAATTTTATCGCCAATGGTTGGAACTTTTTATGAGTCTCCATCACCTGACGAATCACCATACGTTCAAGTAGGAACAAAAGTTTCAGCTGATCACGTTGTTTGTATCGTTGAAGCGATGAAACTATTTAACGAAATCGAAGCAGAAGTAGATGGGGAAATTGCTGAGATTCTTGTAAAAGATGGTCAACTAGTCGAATACGGCCAGCCTTTATTCCTCGTGAAAGCAAACTGA
- a CDS encoding M24 family metallopeptidase, translating to MKQREVETVLVTSPYNLRYITEFTGTAGLAIVTQQKAVFITDFRYTEQAGEQVKEFDVIQAEKNLVDEVVKTIKTMDIETLAFEQDYMTYAQAALYKEKLACELEPISNLIEKIRMVKTAEEVAVLKAAAKIADDTFEHICGFIRPGLTELEVSNELEFFMRQQGATSSSFDIIVASGLRSALPHGVATDKVIEKGDMITLDFGALYNGYISDITRTVAVGEPSEQMKEIYDIVLKAQELGVEKIGPGMSGIEADAIARDYIKSKGYGEAFGHSTGHGIGLEVHEGPGLSSKSETILEPGMAVTVEPGIYLQGIGGVRIEDDILITESGNERLTNSTKELRIL from the coding sequence ATGAAACAACGCGAAGTAGAAACAGTACTAGTTACGAGTCCTTATAATTTGCGTTATATTACTGAATTCACAGGAACGGCTGGCTTAGCAATAGTCACACAACAAAAAGCCGTTTTCATTACAGATTTCCGTTATACAGAACAAGCAGGAGAACAAGTGAAAGAATTTGATGTTATCCAAGCGGAAAAAAATCTAGTAGATGAAGTAGTAAAGACAATCAAAACGATGGATATTGAGACGCTTGCGTTTGAACAAGATTACATGACGTATGCTCAAGCTGCGCTTTATAAAGAAAAATTAGCATGTGAATTAGAACCGATAAGTAATTTGATTGAAAAAATCCGCATGGTTAAAACAGCTGAGGAAGTAGCGGTATTAAAAGCTGCTGCTAAAATTGCAGATGATACATTTGAACATATTTGTGGTTTTATCCGCCCAGGACTGACGGAATTGGAAGTTTCCAATGAGTTGGAATTTTTCATGAGACAACAAGGTGCAACGTCATCTAGTTTTGATATTATTGTAGCTTCTGGTCTGCGATCTGCTTTGCCTCACGGTGTAGCCACAGATAAAGTCATTGAAAAAGGTGACATGATTACACTGGATTTTGGTGCTTTGTATAATGGTTACATATCCGACATTACCCGCACGGTTGCAGTAGGCGAACCGTCAGAGCAAATGAAAGAAATTTATGATATTGTATTAAAGGCGCAAGAATTAGGTGTGGAGAAAATTGGTCCGGGAATGAGCGGTATTGAAGCAGACGCCATTGCTCGAGATTATATTAAGTCTAAAGGCTATGGCGAAGCATTTGGCCATTCAACAGGACATGGGATTGGGTTAGAAGTTCACGAAGGTCCAGGGTTATCTTCTAAATCAGAGACGATATTAGAGCCGGGAATGGCTGTAACGGTTGAACCGGGAATTTATCTGCAAGGAATTGGCGGAGTCCGCATTGAAGATGATATACTGATAACCGAGTCAGGAAATGAACGGTTGACTAACTCCACAAAAGAGCTTCGCATTTTATAA